In Leptospira congkakensis, the DNA window ACACGTTCATTCGCAAATGCTGCATAAAGCAAACGAAAGGGGCGCTGTGAACTCACCCAAATTTCCCGATCAGGACTTTCCAAACCGATTTTTTTTTCTAAGTCAATTTGATTCAGCATTAGGCGGTATAAGTTTGGATTTACCACTGCAAACTGAATGTATTCCACACCATAATAATAAGCCATCAAACGACCGCGAACTTTCGGATGGTTTTTTTGTGCCTTAAGCATATTGGCAGCCAATTCATCGTAACCGGATGCAGCTACTGCCTGCAGTAATTCTTGTTTTCCTTTGAAATGTGCATAAGGGGCCATATGAGTGACACCGATGGCAGAAGCGATCGAACGAAGAGAAACTGCCTCAATTCCTTGTTTTTGCAATAGGTTGCGAGCGGCAGTAATGAGTGCAGGGCGAAGGTCTCCGTGATGGTATGAATTCCCTTTGTCCTGATTTTGTTTTTTCACGGCCATTACAACCTAGTAGGCCTTCTGCCCGAACTGGTAAAGTCTTTTCGAATGGGAATGGGAAAGTCGAAACTCGGCCTCCAATTCTTAGTAAAATCGTTTTTTTCAAAGAGACTAAGAAAAAATCATTGCAATCTTTACAGTGTAAAGATTGGGTATTCCTCAGAAGAATTTCCTTTAGGAGAACAGAAAATGTTTCACTATGACACTGTCGTAATTGGTGCCGGTAACGCTGGTTTGATGGCAGCCACACGTTTGCAACGCGAAGGCTCAAAAACTTTGTTATTAGAGAGGCATAATGTTCCCGGAGGATGTGCCACGTCCTTTGTTCGTGGAGATTTTGAGTTCGAGGTGGCTCTCCACCAACTCAGTGGAGTGGGAACAGAATCCAATCCTTTCATTATGCGTCGTGTATTTGAAGAACTTGGTGTTCTGGATAAAATCGAACTCGTACAAGAAGAAGAACTCTATCGAATCATTATCCCGGGGAAATTGGATGTGACTTTGCCCGCTGATTGGACAGAACTACAAAACCATTTAAAAAGTTTATTCCCAGAAGAAAAGGATGGGATTGAGCGATTTTTTAAACTCAGTGAAGCTGTGGTAAACGAGTATTATTTTGTTCTTCCAAGAATTAGGTTATCAAACGATGAAGAAAAAATTCGAATCAAATGTCCAAATTTTACAACATATGGTCTTCGTTCCACAACCGATGTATTAAATGAATTTTTTTCCAATGAGGATTTGATTAATGTAATAACACCTTATTGGAGTTATGTTGGGATTCCAACAACAGATTTGGTTTTTGCCGAATTCATCGGTATGTTATATTTTTACTGTGTGTATAAACCTTGGCATATCAAAGGAGGGTCTCAGATGCTTTCGAGTTCCCTTCTTTCTTCTTTTGAAGAAGCAGGTGGTGAGGTGAAGTTTAATTGTGCAGCGGAGAAAATTCTCACTGAAAATGGAGTCGTACGTGGTGTACGATTAGAAACAGGTGAAACCGTAACTTGCGATGCAGTTGTTTCTAATGCAAGCCCTCTCATCACTTATCATGAAATGTTGGATTTCGAAACTCCACCGTCGTCTGTATTAAAGGATTTCCAATCCAGAAGGATGGGTGTTTCTGCAGTATGTCTTTATTTAGGTTTAGATTGTTCTCCAGATGAGTTAGGGTTTACAACGGCCTCTACCTTTGTGATGACAACTTCTAATTCAGAAGTCACTGAAGATCGAATGTATACATTGGATGCTCCAGACTGGGGGATGGTAACCTGCTATAACTTTATTGATGAGGAACTTGCACCTAAAGGAAAGGCAGTAGTGACTCTCGTTGCCTTACAATATGGAGAAGCTTGGAAAGATGTTCCTACAGAAAAATACATTTCCACAAAATATGAGTTTGGTGATAAACTAATCAAACTTGTTGAACAAGCTTACCCTAACATCAGAGAACATATTGAAAGGGCCGAAGTTGCCACACCAATGACGATGATGCGTTATTTGAATACACCTGGAGGTGCCATTTATGGATTCAAACAAACCTTACAGGATGGTCACTTAATGCGTGAATCTCTTGATGCAATCGATGGACTTTATTCCGCAAGTAGTTGGACAAGT includes these proteins:
- a CDS encoding TetR/AcrR family transcriptional regulator; this encodes MAVKKQNQDKGNSYHHGDLRPALITAARNLLQKQGIEAVSLRSIASAIGVTHMAPYAHFKGKQELLQAVAASGYDELAANMLKAQKNHPKVRGRLMAYYYGVEYIQFAVVNPNLYRLMLNQIDLEKKIGLESPDREIWVSSQRPFRLLYAAFANERVSKDLAHARALGAWATVHGIASLAIDGHLVLPEGMDVIQLLKTTVSSSVEMG
- a CDS encoding phytoene desaturase family protein, with the translated sequence MFHYDTVVIGAGNAGLMAATRLQREGSKTLLLERHNVPGGCATSFVRGDFEFEVALHQLSGVGTESNPFIMRRVFEELGVLDKIELVQEEELYRIIIPGKLDVTLPADWTELQNHLKSLFPEEKDGIERFFKLSEAVVNEYYFVLPRIRLSNDEEKIRIKCPNFTTYGLRSTTDVLNEFFSNEDLINVITPYWSYVGIPTTDLVFAEFIGMLYFYCVYKPWHIKGGSQMLSSSLLSSFEEAGGEVKFNCAAEKILTENGVVRGVRLETGETVTCDAVVSNASPLITYHEMLDFETPPSSVLKDFQSRRMGVSAVCLYLGLDCSPDELGFTTASTFVMTTSNSEVTEDRMYTLDAPDWGMVTCYNFIDEELAPKGKAVVTLVALQYGEAWKDVPTEKYISTKYEFGDKLIKLVEQAYPNIREHIERAEVATPMTMMRYLNTPGGAIYGFKQTLQDGHLMRESLDAIDGLYSASSWTSMGGFQPTYLNGYNTARKILKRSNIRRKPKTTQTK